The sequence ATTTCTTAGTAGCGTAAAGCTGGTTTAAAATTTTAGATAGAGAATTTCCTTCAATGAATACTTAAGTGGAATGTCCAGCTGGTTTTATCCAGCTAGCTATCCATTTTTCTTAATTAAGAAACCGTTGGAAACGAAAAATTGGTAGGGATTTTTAAAGTGAAAATGAACGAAACAATGAAAAGATATTTATCGATTTTCATTTTTTTACTGCTTTGGACGGTACCTGCTGTGGTTATGGCACAAAAGCCTAAGCAAAAATTTAGCATGAGTGTTCTAAAGGATTCATTGGATGGCAAGCTTGATATGAGTGATTTTTTAATTGATTTTCATGGGTTTATTCCTGTACCACAGTTGATTACCGAGCCGGCTTTGGGGAGTATTGGAGGAGTGTTTACCCCTATTTTCATACAGCCCAACAAGCATCAGGAGCCGGGAAGGTATATTCCCCCGGATGTTACGGCAGGGTTTGTAGGGTATACCGGAAATAAGAGCTGGGGGTTTGGCGCTGTGCGAATAGCTTCTTTGCCAAAGCAACACTTGAAATATCGTGTAGCAGTATTTCACGGAGATGTCAATATGGATTTTTACCGGGATTTCCCTGTGATTGGCGAGCGGGAGTTGGGCTTTAATCTAAAGACCAACGGATTTTTCGTTTCCCTCCTGCGACAGATTTCTGATACCGAGTTGTATATGGGGTTGGACTATTCATTTGCCCATATCAATGCCAGACCTGATTTTGGATTGAACGAAGTGCCCTCTTTTTTAGAGGACAAGGAACTGAGCAGTAACATCAGTACGATCAGTCCGGATATCCAGTTTGATAAACGCGATAATGTCTTTACGCCTAATAAAGGAGTCTATTTATTGTCCACCTATCGCATCAACGCCAAATGGACAGGCAGTGATTACAACTACCAAAAATTGAATGTTGCCGGTTATAAATTTATGCAGCCCACTTCAAAGTGGGTTAGTGGCGTCAGGCTGGAGGGAGTAT comes from Echinicola vietnamensis DSM 17526 and encodes:
- a CDS encoding BamA/TamA family outer membrane protein, giving the protein MSVLKDSLDGKLDMSDFLIDFHGFIPVPQLITEPALGSIGGVFTPIFIQPNKHQEPGRYIPPDVTAGFVGYTGNKSWGFGAVRIASLPKQHLKYRVAVFHGDVNMDFYRDFPVIGERELGFNLKTNGFFVSLLRQISDTELYMGLDYSFAHINARPDFGLNEVPSFLEDKELSSNISTISPDIQFDKRDNVFTPNKGVYLLSTYRINAKWTGSDYNYQKLNVAGYKFMQPTSKWVSGVRLEGVWQFGDPPFYAKPSIDMRGVPMARYQGDQVYMVETEQRYDFSLRWSGILIAGMAKAPSHEVSFSDADLVYNYGGGFRYLIARKFGLRTGIDVAWSNDDFGWYIVFGHAWNNRN